Proteins from one Suncus etruscus isolate mSunEtr1 chromosome 3, mSunEtr1.pri.cur, whole genome shotgun sequence genomic window:
- the LOC126004568 gene encoding elongin-C-like: MDGEEKTYGGCEGPDAMYVKLISSDGHEFIVKREHALTSGTIKAMLSGPGQFAENETNEVNFREIPSHVLSKVCMYFTYKVRYTNSSTEIPEFPIAPEIALELLMAANFLDCSIK, translated from the coding sequence ATGGATGGAGAAGAGAAAACCTATGGTGGCTGTGAAGGCCCTGATGCTATGTACGTCAAATTAATATCCTCTGATGGCCACGAATTTATTGTAAAAAGAGAACATGCATTAACATCGGGAACAATAAAAGCCATGTTGAGTGGCCCGGGTCAATTTGCTGAAAATGAAACCAATGAAGTCAATTTTAGAGAGATCCCTTCACATGTTCTATCCAAAGTATGCATGTATTTTACCTACAAGGTCCGCTACACTAACAGCTCAACCGAGATTCCTGAATTCCCAATTGCACCTGAAATTGCACTGGAACTGCTGATGGCTGCGAATTTCCTAGattgttcaataaaataa